The following proteins are encoded in a genomic region of Streptomyces sp. NBC_01723:
- the tatA gene encoding Sec-independent protein translocase subunit TatA, which yields MFGRLGAPEIILILVVIILLFGAKKLPDMARSLGKSARILKSEAKAMKSEGKNDSSAPADPPNPEQSAAQRTIQAAPGDVTSSRPVNEPTDTTKR from the coding sequence ATGTTCGGAAGGCTCGGAGCCCCCGAGATCATTCTCATCCTCGTCGTCATCATCCTGCTGTTCGGCGCGAAGAAGCTTCCGGACATGGCGCGCTCCCTCGGCAAGTCCGCGCGCATCCTCAAGAGCGAGGCCAAGGCGATGAAGAGCGAGGGCAAGAACGACTCGTCCGCCCCCGCCGACCCGCCCAACCCCGAGCAGTCCGCGGCGCAGCGCACCATCCAGGCCGCCCCCGGTGACGTGACCAGTTCCCGCCCGGTCAACGAGCCGACGGACACGACCAAGCGCTGA
- a CDS encoding FKBP-type peptidyl-prolyl cis-trans isomerase, with the protein MRRRSLLIAVPAGLATLAACGDDDSGSSGNATDSPSPEASATTSAPPPPKIVDGPLPAITAGTKFDEKPTVAKGSGEPSKDLAVKTVIAGGGKAVAEGDFVSANYLGQVWQSAKVFDNSYDRKTPLVIQLAQGSIIDGWRYALTGKKTGSRVEFSVPPTWGYGEQGNEQAGIKGTDTLVFVVDLQDTFNAKSSAKGKEVPQDDAALPEVGTNTDGKAPSIEVPKTDAPKKLVAEYVLEGDGAEVGAQDSVLVQYKGVVWDGGKEFDSTYSRKQLTSFSLQQVVKGWSQGLTGKKVGSRVLIVIPPDLGYGDSPPEGSGIEKDSTLVFSVDILAKM; encoded by the coding sequence GTGCGCCGACGTTCCCTCCTCATCGCCGTCCCCGCGGGACTGGCCACGCTCGCCGCATGCGGTGACGACGACTCCGGCTCTTCGGGCAACGCGACCGACAGTCCGTCGCCCGAGGCGTCGGCCACGACGTCGGCACCGCCGCCGCCGAAGATCGTCGACGGTCCGCTGCCGGCCATCACGGCGGGGACGAAGTTCGACGAGAAGCCGACGGTCGCCAAGGGCAGCGGGGAGCCGTCCAAGGACCTCGCGGTGAAGACGGTCATCGCGGGCGGCGGCAAGGCCGTCGCGGAGGGCGACTTCGTGTCGGCGAACTACCTCGGGCAGGTCTGGCAGAGCGCGAAGGTCTTCGACAACTCCTACGACCGCAAGACGCCTCTCGTCATCCAGCTCGCCCAGGGCAGCATCATCGACGGCTGGCGGTACGCGCTCACGGGCAAGAAGACCGGCAGCCGCGTCGAGTTCTCGGTGCCCCCCACCTGGGGGTACGGCGAGCAGGGCAACGAGCAGGCGGGCATCAAGGGCACCGACACGCTGGTCTTCGTGGTCGATCTGCAGGACACGTTCAACGCCAAGAGCTCCGCCAAGGGCAAGGAGGTGCCGCAGGACGACGCGGCGCTGCCCGAGGTCGGCACCAACACCGACGGCAAGGCGCCCTCCATCGAGGTGCCGAAGACCGACGCGCCGAAGAAGCTCGTGGCGGAGTACGTCCTGGAGGGCGACGGCGCCGAGGTCGGCGCGCAGGACAGCGTCCTCGTGCAGTACAAGGGCGTCGTGTGGGACGGCGGCAAGGAGTTCGACTCGACGTACAGCAGGAAGCAGCTGACGTCGTTCTCGCTGCAGCAGGTCGTCAAGGGCTGGTCGCAGGGTCTGACCGGCAAGAAGGTCGGCAGCCGCGTCCTCATCGTGATCCCGCCGGACCTGGGGTACGGCGACAGCCCGCCGGAGGGCAGCGGCATCGAGAAGGACTCCACGCTCGTCTTCTCGGTCGACATCCTGGCGAAGATGTGA
- a CDS encoding roadblock/LC7 domain-containing protein, with protein MLRDLYDGVPGIEMIVVLSADGLRIARYSGDPDAADRVAAACAGLQSLASAVSQEIPTSDGDMKMVLIEMNGGYFYLMAAGPNAYLAVLSDVRCEPGRMGLSMADLVARIGPHLTSPARRNGQTV; from the coding sequence ATGCTCCGGGACCTCTACGACGGCGTCCCGGGCATCGAGATGATCGTCGTGCTCTCCGCCGACGGCCTGCGCATCGCCCGCTACTCGGGGGACCCCGACGCCGCCGACCGGGTCGCCGCCGCCTGCGCGGGCCTGCAGAGCCTGGCGAGCGCCGTCAGCCAGGAGATCCCCACCAGCGACGGCGACATGAAGATGGTGCTCATCGAGATGAACGGCGGCTACTTCTACCTGATGGCCGCGGGCCCCAACGCCTACCTCGCCGTGCTCTCCGACGTCCGCTGCGAACCCGGCCGGATGGGCCTGAGCATGGCCGACCTGGTCGCCCGCATCGGCCCCCATCTCACCAGTCCCGCGCGGCGCAACGGGCAGACCGTATGA
- a CDS encoding helix-turn-helix transcriptional regulator: MAGKPVRAVNAIDQTRRMLSLVTYLRERPGARIEDVARAFGITEDELVSDLDVLPMCGTSFRGGDLLDIDTDGERIWWHNPAALGADAAEPLRLAADEATALLVAARAVATLPGLRESDRQALLRATAKVETSAGEAAGASSRLSVTFESEGGVFADVDRAISERRRLWIRYYSPARDEVTEREIDPIRLVSVGHTYVEAWCRRSEARRTFRLDRVAEIRILDEPSAPPEVELRDLSEGLVQPAAEDPEVVVEVGPGGRWVAEYYPHDSADELPDGGLRITLRTPEPASLRRLALRLGRDGRIVSPPELADSARHAAREALAAYDGIEAAGPAAGVETVEGPHERQERGL, encoded by the coding sequence GTGGCAGGCAAACCGGTCAGGGCAGTGAACGCCATCGACCAGACCCGGCGGATGCTGTCCCTGGTGACGTATCTGAGGGAGCGTCCCGGGGCGCGGATCGAGGACGTCGCTCGGGCCTTCGGCATCACCGAGGACGAGCTGGTCTCCGACCTCGACGTGCTGCCCATGTGCGGCACCAGCTTCCGCGGCGGCGACCTGCTCGACATCGACACCGACGGCGAGCGCATCTGGTGGCACAACCCGGCCGCGCTCGGCGCCGACGCCGCGGAGCCGCTGCGGCTCGCCGCCGACGAGGCCACCGCGCTGCTGGTCGCCGCCCGGGCCGTGGCGACCCTGCCCGGCCTGCGCGAGAGCGACCGGCAGGCACTGCTGCGGGCGACCGCCAAGGTGGAGACCTCGGCCGGGGAGGCCGCGGGCGCCAGTTCGAGGCTGTCCGTCACCTTCGAGTCCGAGGGCGGCGTCTTCGCCGACGTCGACCGGGCGATCTCCGAGCGCCGCCGGCTGTGGATCCGCTACTACTCACCGGCCCGCGACGAGGTCACCGAGCGCGAGATCGACCCCATCCGGCTGGTCAGCGTCGGGCACACCTACGTGGAGGCGTGGTGCCGCCGCTCCGAGGCGCGGCGCACCTTCCGCCTCGACCGGGTCGCCGAGATCCGCATCCTGGACGAGCCGTCCGCGCCGCCCGAGGTGGAGCTGCGGGACCTGTCGGAGGGCCTGGTGCAGCCCGCCGCCGAGGACCCGGAGGTGGTCGTCGAGGTCGGCCCGGGCGGGCGCTGGGTCGCCGAGTACTACCCGCACGACAGCGCGGACGAACTTCCCGACGGCGGACTGCGCATCACCCTGCGCACCCCCGAGCCGGCCTCTCTGCGGCGGCTGGCGCTGCGGCTGGGCCGTGACGGCCGGATCGTCTCCCCGCCCGAGCTGGCCGACAGCGCCCGGCACGCCGCCCGGGAGGCGCTGGCCGCCTACGACGGGATCGAGGCGGCCGGTCCGGCAGCCGGCGTCGAGACGGTCGAGGGCCCGCACGAAAGGCAGGAGCGAGGACTGTGA
- a CDS encoding sensor histidine kinase — MVSVDSPPGRRELPYARTLLLPAILMAAATGAAVALVTEPARLAVGLCGAVATLLVVSAAAEAVRRGRALRAERAAHARHSAYLEHRAASHHEEMVELGAVVLPDVLHFMRRGNTPAEVMRRLGEVNPAYTELGEPQRRLIRMVCEIVDHQDSMRESAERSFVDIARRVQAIVHQQNKELREMEEDHGRNPEVFDDLLRIDHGTSLIGRLADSISVIGGGRPGRQWPEPVALYSVLRGAMSRILEYRRINLASIAKVNIKGTAVEPVIHAAAELLDNATRYSPPASKVHVTATEVQSGVCIEIEDAGVSLSEESRARIEGLLEQAKRGTDVQDLAHHPRLGLSVVGRLCTQFGMDVSLRASAYGGVRAILIVPSKMMTTEPGVGLAHGIGATSIPTPGPDALPGPQRKPKKRRPTSPRIPAGVSMEDDVPEVTEWTAGGLPQRRSRVKMPLSQRLAEQAAWEREDAEREARLAAERARNGIPAPAEPEPAQHKDQGLPPGHFIGAFWEGLKQHPGITQAHQQSSSDEPAHAPADDEGNLK; from the coding sequence ATGGTGAGTGTTGATTCCCCTCCAGGTCGCCGTGAACTTCCCTACGCGCGAACGCTGTTGCTGCCGGCCATACTGATGGCCGCGGCCACCGGGGCCGCCGTCGCCCTCGTGACGGAACCGGCCCGGCTCGCCGTCGGCCTGTGCGGTGCCGTGGCCACGCTGCTGGTGGTCTCCGCGGCGGCCGAAGCGGTACGCCGCGGCCGTGCGCTGCGGGCCGAGCGCGCCGCGCACGCCCGTCACAGCGCGTATCTGGAGCACCGGGCGGCGAGCCACCACGAGGAGATGGTCGAGCTCGGCGCCGTCGTGCTGCCCGACGTGCTGCACTTCATGCGCAGGGGGAACACGCCCGCGGAGGTGATGCGCCGCCTCGGCGAGGTGAACCCCGCCTACACCGAACTCGGCGAGCCCCAGCGCCGGCTGATCCGCATGGTCTGCGAAATCGTCGACCACCAGGACTCCATGCGCGAGTCCGCGGAGCGCTCCTTCGTCGACATCGCCCGCCGCGTCCAGGCGATCGTCCACCAGCAGAACAAGGAACTCCGCGAGATGGAGGAGGACCACGGGCGCAACCCCGAAGTCTTCGACGACCTCCTGCGCATCGACCACGGCACCTCGCTGATCGGCCGCCTCGCCGACTCCATCTCCGTGATCGGCGGCGGCCGGCCCGGACGCCAGTGGCCCGAACCGGTCGCCCTCTACAGCGTGCTGCGCGGCGCCATGTCCCGGATCCTGGAGTACCGCCGGATCAACCTGGCCTCCATCGCCAAGGTCAACATCAAGGGCACCGCGGTCGAACCGGTCATCCACGCCGCGGCGGAGCTGCTCGACAACGCCACCCGCTACTCACCGCCCGCGTCCAAGGTGCACGTCACCGCGACCGAGGTGCAGAGCGGTGTCTGCATCGAGATCGAGGACGCCGGCGTCAGCCTCAGCGAGGAGTCCCGCGCCCGCATCGAGGGCCTGCTGGAGCAGGCCAAGCGCGGCACCGACGTGCAGGACCTCGCCCACCACCCGCGCCTGGGCCTGTCCGTCGTCGGCCGGCTGTGCACGCAGTTCGGCATGGACGTCTCGCTGCGGGCCTCCGCGTACGGCGGGGTCCGCGCCATCCTCATCGTGCCGAGCAAGATGATGACCACCGAGCCCGGCGTCGGCCTCGCCCACGGCATCGGCGCGACCTCGATCCCCACCCCGGGCCCGGACGCGCTGCCCGGACCGCAGCGCAAGCCCAAGAAGCGCCGCCCCACCAGCCCGCGCATCCCGGCCGGCGTCTCCATGGAGGACGACGTCCCCGAGGTCACCGAGTGGACGGCGGGCGGTCTGCCGCAGCGACGCAGCCGGGTCAAGATGCCGCTCAGCCAGCGCCTCGCCGAACAGGCGGCCTGGGAGCGCGAGGATGCCGAGCGCGAGGCCCGCCTGGCCGCCGAACGCGCCCGCAACGGCATCCCGGCGCCCGCGGAGCCCGAGCCCGCGCAGCACAAGGACCAGGGCCTCCCGCCGGGGCACTTCATCGGGGCCTTCTGGGAGGGCCTCAAGCAGCACCCGGGCATCACCCAGGCCCACCAGCAGTCCAGCAGTGACGAGCCGGCCCACGCCCCGGCAGACGACGAGGGGAACCTCAAGTGA
- a CDS encoding FKBP-type peptidyl-prolyl cis-trans isomerase: MSIDKPEVDFPGGEPPADLEIKDIWEGDGPVAEAGQTVTVHYVGVTFSTGEEFDASWNRGAPFRFPLGGGRVIAGWDKGVQGMKVGGRRQLTIPAHLAYGNQSPTPAIPPGSTLIFVVDLLGV; encoded by the coding sequence GTGAGCATCGACAAGCCCGAGGTCGACTTCCCGGGCGGCGAGCCGCCGGCGGACCTCGAGATCAAGGACATCTGGGAGGGCGACGGCCCGGTTGCCGAGGCCGGTCAGACCGTGACCGTCCACTACGTGGGCGTGACCTTCAGCACGGGCGAGGAGTTCGACGCGAGCTGGAACCGCGGTGCGCCGTTCCGCTTCCCGCTCGGCGGCGGCCGCGTCATCGCGGGCTGGGACAAGGGCGTGCAGGGCATGAAGGTCGGCGGTCGCCGCCAGCTGACCATCCCGGCGCACCTCGCGTACGGCAACCAGAGCCCGACCCCGGCGATCCCGCCCGGCTCGACGCTGATCTTCGTGGTCGATCTGCTCGGAGTCTGA
- a CDS encoding helix-turn-helix transcriptional regulator, which yields MAIAKAERLMNLALCLLGTRRPLSKRELRESVEAYLEAGSDDSFNRMFERDKDDLRELGLVIETVESLDGEIGYLARRDSNRLPPITLDAEEAAALGLAAKVWQQARLAGAASGALQKLRAAGLPEDVDPYEPHSALEPRIPVHEAAFEPLMLACRDRRPVGFDYRKANAAQPEPRHVEPWALECWRGHWYLAGFDRDRGAERVFRLSRITGRVRSRGGRFTAPVPDVVTVRETVASWAGETADRSARIRLRAGAGYPLRAKATAVRELGDGWDELEIPYGHGLDAWLVEFGPDVVVLEPAELRADVVDRLRAVAKG from the coding sequence ATGGCCATTGCCAAGGCCGAGCGGCTGATGAACCTGGCGCTGTGTCTGCTCGGGACACGGCGGCCGCTCAGCAAGCGTGAGCTGCGTGAGTCCGTCGAGGCCTACCTCGAAGCGGGCTCCGACGACTCCTTCAACCGCATGTTCGAGCGCGACAAGGACGACCTGCGCGAACTCGGACTGGTCATCGAGACCGTGGAGAGCCTCGACGGAGAGATCGGCTACCTGGCCCGCCGGGACAGCAACCGGCTGCCGCCGATCACCTTGGACGCCGAGGAGGCCGCGGCGCTGGGGCTCGCCGCGAAGGTGTGGCAGCAGGCCCGGCTCGCCGGCGCGGCCAGCGGCGCCCTGCAGAAGCTGCGCGCGGCGGGGCTGCCGGAGGACGTCGACCCCTATGAGCCGCACAGCGCGCTGGAGCCGCGCATCCCGGTGCACGAGGCGGCCTTCGAGCCGCTGATGCTCGCCTGCCGCGACCGCCGGCCCGTCGGCTTCGACTACCGCAAGGCCAACGCCGCGCAGCCCGAGCCCCGGCACGTGGAGCCCTGGGCGCTGGAGTGCTGGCGCGGGCACTGGTACCTGGCGGGCTTCGATCGCGACCGCGGGGCCGAGCGGGTCTTCCGGCTGTCGCGGATCACCGGCCGGGTCCGCTCGCGCGGCGGGCGCTTCACCGCGCCGGTGCCCGACGTCGTCACCGTCCGTGAGACGGTCGCGAGCTGGGCGGGGGAGACCGCCGACCGCTCCGCGCGGATCAGGCTGCGTGCGGGCGCGGGATACCCCTTGCGGGCGAAGGCCACCGCCGTACGGGAACTCGGTGACGGCTGGGACGAGTTGGAGATTCCGTACGGGCACGGCCTGGACGCCTGGCTGGTCGAGTTCGGGCCGGACGTGGTGGTGCTGGAGCCCGCGGAGTTGCGTGCGGACGTGGTGGACCGGCTGCGTGCCGTCGCCAAGGGCTGA
- the tatC gene encoding twin-arginine translocase subunit TatC: MLKPARTKERDPEGRMPLAEHLRELRNRLAKALLAIVVVTVVAAFFYEWIINALTDPILQSIGCEKSFAELAESTAGSEPCAQITINGLLGPFTLALKVSLTAGIVLASPVWLYQLWAFVAPGLHRNEKKYAYAFVATGAPLFLIGAYFAYAVLPTSAEVLIEFTPSDVDNLLPLDDLLDLVTRMVIVFGLSFELPLLLVMLNLTGVLSGRRMLGWWRAMIMGITLFAAIATPSTDPLTMILLAGPIWVLYFAAVAVSLVNDRRRARREALEPDDDEASDLDLNPESIGEVEAVTTARALPEQATRDRVNGYDDVT, encoded by the coding sequence TTGCTGAAGCCTGCCCGCACCAAGGAGAGGGACCCGGAGGGGCGGATGCCCCTGGCGGAGCACCTGCGTGAGCTCCGCAACCGGCTCGCGAAGGCACTGTTGGCCATCGTCGTCGTCACGGTGGTCGCCGCCTTCTTCTACGAGTGGATCATCAACGCCCTCACGGATCCGATCCTCCAGTCGATCGGCTGTGAGAAGTCCTTCGCGGAGCTGGCCGAGTCGACGGCCGGCTCGGAGCCGTGCGCGCAGATCACCATCAACGGTCTGCTCGGCCCGTTCACCCTGGCGCTGAAGGTGTCGCTGACGGCGGGCATCGTGCTGGCCTCGCCGGTCTGGCTCTACCAGTTGTGGGCGTTCGTCGCCCCGGGGCTGCACCGCAACGAGAAGAAGTACGCCTACGCGTTCGTCGCCACCGGTGCCCCGCTGTTCCTCATCGGCGCCTACTTCGCCTACGCGGTGCTGCCCACCTCCGCGGAGGTGCTGATCGAGTTCACGCCGAGCGACGTCGACAACCTGCTGCCGCTGGACGACCTGCTCGACCTCGTCACCCGCATGGTGATCGTCTTCGGACTCTCCTTCGAGCTGCCCCTGCTGCTCGTGATGCTCAACCTCACCGGAGTGCTGTCCGGCAGGCGGATGCTCGGCTGGTGGCGCGCGATGATCATGGGCATCACGCTGTTCGCGGCCATCGCCACGCCGAGCACGGACCCGCTGACCATGATCCTGCTGGCCGGGCCGATCTGGGTGCTGTACTTCGCCGCCGTCGCCGTCTCCCTGGTCAACGACCGCCGCAGGGCCCGTCGCGAGGCCCTGGAGCCCGACGACGACGAGGCGTCGGACCTGGACCTGAACCCCGAGAGCATCGGCGAGGTCGAGGCCGTGACCACCGCCCGCGCCCTGCCCGAGCAGGCCACGAGGGACCGGGTCAACGGCTACGACGACGTGACCTAG
- a CDS encoding DEAD/DEAH box helicase: MIVLLSVRPGTLESTMTEDLSPAERYAAARQRAVEQATALATFREMYDFGLDPFQIEACQALEAGKGVLVAAPTGSGKTIVGEFAVHLALQQGKKCFYTTPIKALSNQKYADLCRRYGSDRVGLLTGDNSVNSEAPVVVMTTEVLRNMLYAGSQTLLGLGYVVMDEVHYLSDRFRGAVWEEVIIHLPESVTLVSLSATVSNAEEFGDWLDTVRGDTQVIVSEHRPVPLFQHVLAGRRMYDLFEEGEGRKRAVNPDLTRMARMEASRPSYQDRRRGRAMKEADRERERRQRSRVWTPSRPEVIERLDSEGLLPAITFIFSRAACEAAVQQCLYAGLRLNDEDARDRVRALVEERTASIPTEDLHVLGYYEWLEGLERGIAAHHAGMLPTFKEVVEELFVRGLVKAVFATETLALGINMPARSVVLEKLVKWNGEQHADITPGEFTQLTGRAGRRGIDVEGHAVVLWQRGMNPEHLAGLAGTRTYPLRSSFRPSYNMAVNLVEQFGRHRSRELLETSFAQFQADKSVVGISRQVQRNEEGLEGYQASMTCHLGDFEEYARLRRELKDRETELARQGANQRRAEAAVALEKLKPGDVIHVPTGKYAGLALVLDPGLPAGRSNGHRGFEHHDGPRPLVLTAERQVKRLASMDFPVPVEALERMRIPKSFNPRSPQSRRDLASALRTKAGHIPPERARKQRSQAADDREIARLRKAIRAHPCHGCDDREDHARWAERYHRLLRDTSQLERRIEGRTNTIARTFDRIVALLTELDYLRGDEVTEHGKRLARLYGELDLLASECLREGVWEGLSPAELAACVSALVYESRVADDAMAPKVPSGQAKAALGETVRIWGRLDALEEDFRISQTEGVGQREPDLGFAWAAYMWASGKGLDEVLREAEMPAGDFVRWCKQVIDVLGQIAAAAPAQGSTVPKNARKAVEELLRGVVAYSSVG; the protein is encoded by the coding sequence ATGATCGTCCTGTTGTCAGTGCGGCCCGGTACGCTCGAAAGCACGATGACAGAGGATCTCTCACCGGCCGAGCGGTACGCGGCAGCCCGTCAGCGCGCTGTCGAGCAGGCCACCGCGCTCGCCACCTTCCGCGAGATGTACGACTTCGGCCTCGACCCCTTCCAGATCGAGGCCTGTCAGGCCCTCGAAGCGGGCAAGGGCGTGCTGGTGGCCGCGCCCACGGGTTCCGGCAAGACGATCGTCGGCGAGTTCGCCGTCCACCTCGCCCTCCAGCAGGGCAAGAAGTGCTTCTACACGACGCCCATCAAGGCACTGTCGAACCAGAAGTACGCCGACCTGTGCCGCCGCTACGGCTCGGACCGCGTCGGCCTCCTCACCGGTGACAACAGCGTGAACTCGGAGGCCCCGGTCGTCGTCATGACCACCGAGGTCCTGCGGAACATGCTCTACGCGGGCTCCCAGACCCTCCTCGGCCTCGGATACGTGGTCATGGACGAGGTGCACTACCTCTCCGACCGCTTCCGCGGCGCCGTGTGGGAGGAGGTGATCATCCACCTCCCCGAGTCCGTGACCCTGGTGTCACTGTCGGCGACCGTGTCCAACGCGGAGGAGTTCGGCGACTGGCTCGACACCGTCCGCGGCGACACCCAGGTGATCGTCTCCGAGCACCGGCCCGTGCCGCTGTTCCAGCACGTGCTCGCCGGGCGCCGGATGTACGACCTGTTCGAGGAGGGCGAGGGCCGCAAGAGAGCCGTCAACCCGGACCTCACGCGCATGGCGCGCATGGAGGCGAGCCGCCCGTCCTACCAGGACCGCAGGCGCGGCCGCGCCATGAAGGAGGCCGACCGGGAGCGCGAGCGCCGACAGCGCTCCCGGGTGTGGACGCCCAGCCGCCCCGAGGTCATCGAGCGGCTCGACTCCGAGGGCCTGCTGCCGGCGATCACCTTCATCTTCAGTCGCGCCGCCTGCGAGGCCGCCGTCCAGCAGTGCCTCTACGCCGGCCTGCGGCTCAACGACGAGGACGCGCGGGACAGGGTGCGCGCCCTCGTGGAGGAGCGCACCGCCTCCATCCCGACCGAGGACCTGCACGTCCTGGGGTACTACGAGTGGCTGGAGGGCCTCGAGCGCGGCATCGCCGCCCACCACGCGGGCATGCTGCCGACGTTCAAGGAGGTCGTCGAGGAGCTGTTCGTCCGCGGACTGGTGAAGGCCGTCTTCGCCACCGAGACCCTCGCCCTCGGCATCAACATGCCCGCCCGCTCGGTGGTGCTGGAGAAGCTCGTCAAGTGGAACGGCGAACAGCACGCCGACATCACCCCCGGCGAGTTCACCCAGCTCACCGGCCGGGCCGGCCGGCGCGGCATCGACGTCGAGGGCCACGCCGTGGTGCTGTGGCAGCGCGGCATGAACCCCGAGCACCTCGCGGGACTGGCCGGCACCCGCACCTACCCGCTGCGCTCCAGCTTCCGGCCGTCGTACAACATGGCCGTCAACCTGGTCGAGCAGTTCGGGCGGCACCGCTCGCGGGAGCTGCTGGAGACCTCCTTCGCGCAGTTCCAGGCGGACAAGTCGGTCGTCGGCATCTCCCGGCAGGTGCAGCGCAACGAGGAGGGCCTGGAGGGCTACCAGGCCTCCATGACCTGCCACCTCGGCGACTTCGAGGAGTACGCGCGACTGCGCCGCGAGCTGAAGGACCGGGAGACCGAGCTGGCTCGGCAGGGCGCCAACCAGCGGCGCGCCGAGGCCGCCGTCGCCCTCGAGAAGCTGAAGCCGGGCGACGTCATCCACGTGCCGACGGGCAAGTACGCGGGCCTCGCCCTGGTGCTGGACCCGGGCCTGCCCGCCGGCCGGTCCAACGGCCACCGCGGCTTCGAGCACCACGACGGACCCCGCCCGCTGGTGCTCACCGCCGAGCGGCAGGTCAAGCGGCTGGCGTCGATGGACTTCCCGGTGCCCGTCGAGGCGCTGGAGCGGATGCGCATCCCGAAGTCCTTCAACCCGCGCTCGCCCCAGTCCCGCCGCGACCTCGCCTCCGCGCTGCGCACCAAGGCCGGTCACATCCCGCCGGAGCGGGCCCGCAAGCAGCGGTCGCAGGCTGCCGACGACCGGGAGATCGCCCGGCTGCGCAAGGCCATCCGCGCCCACCCCTGCCACGGCTGCGACGACCGCGAGGACCACGCCCGCTGGGCCGAGCGCTACCACCGGCTGCTGCGCGACACCTCGCAGCTGGAGCGCCGGATCGAGGGCCGGACGAACACCATCGCCCGCACCTTCGACCGGATCGTCGCGCTGCTGACCGAGCTGGACTACCTGCGCGGCGACGAGGTGACCGAGCACGGCAAGCGCCTCGCCCGGCTCTACGGCGAGCTGGACCTGCTCGCCAGCGAGTGCCTGCGCGAGGGCGTCTGGGAAGGGCTCTCCCCGGCCGAACTGGCCGCCTGCGTCTCGGCGCTGGTCTACGAGTCCCGGGTCGCCGACGACGCGATGGCGCCGAAGGTGCCCTCGGGCCAGGCCAAGGCCGCGCTCGGCGAGACGGTCCGCATCTGGGGCCGACTCGATGCCCTGGAGGAGGACTTCCGGATCAGCCAGACCGAGGGCGTCGGCCAGCGTGAGCCCGACCTCGGCTTCGCCTGGGCGGCGTACATGTGGGCGTCCGGCAAGGGCCTCGACGAGGTGCTCCGCGAGGCGGAGATGCCGGCGGGCGACTTCGTGCGCTGGTGCAAGCAGGTCATCGACGTCCTCGGCCAGATCGCGGCCGCCGCACCCGCCCAGGGGTCCACGGTCCCGAAGAACGCGCGCAAGGCGGTCGAGGAGCTGCTGCGCGGGGTGGTCGCCTACTCGTCCGTGGGCTAG